A portion of the Bacteroides faecium genome contains these proteins:
- a CDS encoding bifunctional 3,4-dihydroxy-2-butanone-4-phosphate synthase/GTP cyclohydrolase II, translating into MEEIKMDRIEDAIADFKEGKFVIVVDDEDRENEGDLIIAAEKITPENVNFMLKHARGVLCAPITVSRCKELDLPHQVSDNTSVLGTPFTVTIDKLEGCSTGVSAADRAATIQALADPASTPATFGRPGHVNPLYAQEKGVLRRAGHTEATVDMARLAGLYPAGALMEIMSDDGTMARLPELRKMADEYDLKLISIHDLIAYRLKQESIVEKGVEVNMPTEHGMFHLIPFRQKSNGLEHMAIFKGTWSEGEPILVRVHSSCATGDILGSQRCDCGEQLHKSMEMIEKEGKGVVVYLNQEGRGIGLMEKMKAYKLQEDGMDTVDANICLGHLADERDYGVGAQILRELGVHKMRLLTNNPVKRVGLEAYGLEIVENVPVETVPNPYNERYLRTKKERMGHTLHFNK; encoded by the coding sequence ATGGAAGAGATTAAAATGGATAGAATAGAAGACGCGATTGCCGACTTCAAAGAAGGCAAGTTTGTCATAGTAGTAGATGATGAAGACCGCGAGAATGAAGGTGACCTGATTATTGCCGCTGAAAAGATAACTCCTGAAAATGTAAACTTCATGTTGAAACATGCACGTGGAGTGCTTTGCGCGCCTATCACTGTGTCCCGTTGCAAGGAACTGGATTTGCCGCACCAGGTGAGTGATAATACTTCCGTGCTGGGAACCCCTTTTACGGTTACTATTGATAAACTGGAAGGTTGTTCTACCGGAGTATCTGCTGCCGACCGTGCCGCTACCATTCAGGCATTGGCCGATCCTGCTTCCACACCGGCTACTTTCGGGCGTCCCGGACATGTCAATCCGTTGTATGCGCAGGAAAAAGGAGTACTCCGTCGTGCAGGACATACGGAAGCTACTGTTGACATGGCACGTTTGGCGGGACTTTATCCTGCCGGTGCTTTAATGGAAATCATGAGCGATGACGGTACGATGGCTCGTCTGCCCGAACTTCGCAAGATGGCGGACGAATATGACCTGAAACTGATTTCTATCCATGACTTGATTGCCTATCGCTTGAAGCAGGAATCAATCGTAGAAAAAGGTGTGGAAGTGAATATGCCTACCGAACATGGAATGTTCCACCTGATTCCTTTCCGTCAGAAATCGAACGGATTGGAACATATGGCTATATTTAAAGGTACGTGGAGCGAGGGCGAACCGATTCTGGTACGTGTTCATTCTTCTTGTGCTACCGGAGATATTCTCGGTTCACAGCGTTGTGACTGTGGAGAACAGTTGCATAAATCCATGGAAATGATTGAGAAAGAAGGAAAGGGCGTAGTTGTTTATCTGAACCAGGAAGGTCGAGGCATCGGTCTGATGGAAAAGATGAAAGCCTATAAACTTCAGGAAGACGGCATGGATACTGTTGACGCAAACATTTGCCTGGGACATCTTGCCGATGAACGCGACTATGGAGTAGGCGCACAGATTCTTCGCGAACTGGGAGTGCATAAAATGAGACTTTTGACAAATAATCCGGTGAAACGTGTCGGCTTAGAAGCCTATGGATTGGAAATAGTAGAAAATGTACCTGTTGAAACTGTTCCTAATCCGTACAACGAACGCTACCTGAGAACGAAGAAAGAAAGAATGGGGCATACTTTACATTTTAATAAGTAA
- a CDS encoding LptF/LptG family permease, producing MLRIKKLDIFIVKSFFMLFIGTFFICLFIFMMQFLWRYVDELVGKGLEMSVMAQFFFYSALTLVPVSLPLAVLLASLITFGNFGERYELLAMKAAGISLLKIMRPLAFFVCGLVGVSFYFQNVVGPIAQAKLGTLILSMKQKSPELDIPEGVFYSEIKDYNLKVAKKNRKTGMLYDVLIYNMKDGFENAHIIYADSGRMEMTADKQHLWLHLYSGDLFENLKAQSMKSQNVPYRRESFREKHTLIEFDSDFNMADESIMSNQSSAKNMTMLQASIDSMKVLGDSIGRQYYREVAEGNFRPSYGLSKEDTVKIENADIQEYNVDSLYAAASLTQKQKVLSSATSRAENVSSDLSFKKYTMENNDYAIRKHKTEWHKKITISLSCLLFFFIGAPLGGIIRKGGLGMPVIVSVLVFIIYYIIDNTGYKMARDGKWIVWMGMWTSSAVLAPLGIFLTYKSNKDSVVLNADAYINWFKKIAGIRSVRHLFKKEVIIHDPDYGRIPGELEQLTAECQAYVARNQLMKAPNYFKLWMAGEKDDEVMAINDRLEALVEEMSNTKSATLIGALNNYPVIPVSAHVRPFHIYWLNLAAGVIFPIGLFFYFRIWAFRIRLAKDMERIIKNNEQVQFIIQKINK from the coding sequence ATGCTACGCATAAAGAAATTAGATATATTCATTGTAAAGAGCTTTTTCATGCTCTTTATAGGCACATTCTTCATTTGTCTGTTCATCTTTATGATGCAGTTCTTGTGGAGATATGTAGACGAATTGGTCGGAAAGGGATTGGAGATGAGCGTAATGGCTCAATTCTTCTTTTATTCCGCATTGACATTAGTGCCAGTATCGTTGCCGTTGGCAGTGCTACTGGCTTCTTTGATAACTTTCGGTAACTTCGGTGAGCGCTACGAATTGCTCGCAATGAAGGCTGCGGGTATCTCTCTGCTCAAAATCATGCGTCCGCTTGCCTTCTTTGTCTGCGGGCTGGTCGGTGTTTCATTCTATTTCCAAAATGTAGTTGGTCCTATTGCCCAGGCTAAACTGGGAACCCTGATTCTTTCGATGAAACAGAAATCCCCGGAACTGGATATTCCCGAAGGAGTATTCTATTCCGAGATAAAGGATTATAATCTGAAAGTTGCCAAGAAGAACCGGAAAACCGGTATGCTCTACGATGTCCTGATTTATAATATGAAGGACGGATTCGAAAATGCGCATATCATCTATGCGGATTCCGGACGTATGGAGATGACGGCTGACAAACAGCATCTCTGGTTGCATCTGTACAGCGGTGACTTATTTGAGAATCTGAAAGCACAGAGTATGAAATCGCAGAATGTACCCTATCGGCGTGAATCATTCAGGGAGAAACATACATTGATTGAATTTGACTCCGACTTTAATATGGCGGATGAAAGTATCATGAGTAATCAGTCCAGTGCCAAGAATATGACAATGTTACAGGCTTCCATCGACTCGATGAAAGTGCTGGGAGACAGCATCGGAAGGCAATATTACCGGGAAGTGGCCGAAGGAAATTTCCGCCCTTCTTACGGATTGAGCAAAGAAGATACGGTCAAAATCGAGAATGCGGATATTCAGGAGTATAATGTGGACAGTCTTTATGCTGCCGCATCGCTGACACAGAAGCAGAAGGTGTTATCTTCTGCCACTAGCCGTGCCGAAAATGTGTCCAGTGATCTTAGCTTCAAGAAATACACGATGGAAAATAATGACTATGCCATCCGGAAGCATAAGACGGAGTGGCATAAGAAGATTACGATTTCCCTTTCTTGTCTGCTATTCTTCTTTATCGGAGCACCCTTAGGCGGTATTATCCGTAAAGGTGGTTTGGGTATGCCGGTGATTGTATCGGTATTGGTGTTTATCATTTATTATATCATTGATAACACGGGTTATAAGATGGCGCGTGACGGTAAATGGATTGTGTGGATGGGGATGTGGACAAGTAGTGCGGTTCTCGCTCCGCTGGGTATCTTCCTTACTTACAAATCGAACAAGGACTCTGTGGTGCTGAATGCCGATGCGTATATTAACTGGTTTAAGAAGATTGCAGGAATCCGTAGCGTGCGTCATTTGTTCAAGAAAGAGGTTATCATTCATGACCCGGACTACGGACGCATACCGGGAGAACTGGAACAGCTTACGGCGGAATGTCAGGCATATGTTGCCCGTAATCAGTTGATGAAAGCACCGAACTACTTTAAGTTATGGATGGCAGGTGAGAAGGATGATGAAGTAATGGCTATCAACGATAGGCTGGAAGCATTGGTGGAAGAAATGTCCAATACCAAGTCGGCTACTTTGATAGGGGCATTAAACAATTATCCGGTGATTCCCGTTTCTGCTCATGTACGCCCGTTCCATATATATTGGCTGAATTTGGCTGCCGGGGTGATTTTCCCTATCGGGCTGTTTTTCTATTTCCGCATTTGGGCGTTCCGTATCCGCCTGGCGAAAGACATGGAACGAATTATAAAGAATAACGAACAAGTTCAATTCATCATACAGAAAATTAATAAATAA
- a CDS encoding START-like domain-containing protein, whose translation MKKEKIHLEYLLNATSKNILWGAISTPTGLEDWFADKVISDDKIVEFHWGKTEQRKAEITAIRAFSFIRFRWQDDENERDYFEIKMTYNELTSDYVLEITDFAEPDEVSDMKELWESQVAKLRRTCGF comes from the coding sequence ATGAAAAAGGAAAAGATTCATTTGGAATATTTATTGAACGCAACTTCTAAAAATATTCTTTGGGGAGCCATTAGTACACCTACCGGGTTGGAGGACTGGTTTGCTGACAAAGTTATATCCGATGATAAGATAGTAGAGTTCCATTGGGGGAAGACTGAACAGAGAAAAGCTGAGATTACAGCTATTCGCGCTTTCTCTTTCATCCGTTTCCGTTGGCAGGATGATGAAAACGAACGCGATTACTTCGAAATCAAAATGACGTATAATGAACTGACAAGTGACTATGTATTAGAAATAACCGATTTCGCAGAGCCGGATGAGGTAAGCGATATGAAAGAATTATGGGAGTCACAAGTAGCTAAATTAAGAAGAACTTGTGGTTTTTAG
- the guaA gene encoding glutamine-hydrolyzing GMP synthase: MKQDMIVILDLGSHENTVLARAIRALGVYSEIYPHDITVEELKALPNVKGIIINGGPNNVIDGVGIDVNPAIYTMGIPVMAAGHDKAACEVKLAEFTDDIEAIKNAVKSFVFDTCKAEANWNMTNFVNDQIELVKRQVGDKKVLLALSGGVDSSVVAALLLKAIGDNLVCVHVNHGLMRKGESEDVVEVFSNQLKANLIYVDVTDRFLDKLAGVEDPEQKRKIIGGEFIRVFEEEARKLDGIDFLAQGTIYPDIVESGTKTAKMVKSHHNVGGLPDDLKFQLVEPLRQLFKDEVRACGLELGLPYEMVYRQPFPGPGLGVRCLGAITRDRLEAVRESDAILREEFQIAGLDKKVWQYFTVVPDFKSVGVRDNARSFDWPVIIRAVNTIDAMTATIEPVEWPVLMKITDRILKEVKNVNRVCYDMSPKPNATIEWE, encoded by the coding sequence ATGAAACAGGACATGATTGTTATCCTTGACTTGGGTAGTCATGAGAATACGGTATTGGCTCGCGCCATCCGTGCGTTAGGAGTGTATAGTGAGATTTATCCTCATGACATCACAGTGGAAGAACTGAAAGCATTACCCAATGTAAAGGGTATTATAATCAATGGCGGACCGAACAATGTGATTGACGGTGTTGGCATTGATGTGAATCCGGCTATCTATACAATGGGCATTCCTGTCATGGCGGCCGGTCACGATAAAGCGGCTTGTGAAGTGAAACTGGCAGAATTTACGGACGATATTGAAGCTATTAAAAATGCTGTAAAATCGTTCGTTTTTGATACTTGCAAAGCTGAAGCTAACTGGAACATGACGAACTTTGTGAACGACCAGATAGAATTGGTTAAGCGTCAAGTAGGTGATAAGAAGGTGTTGCTGGCTCTGTCCGGTGGCGTGGACAGCTCTGTGGTAGCTGCTTTGCTTCTGAAAGCAATCGGTGATAATCTCGTATGCGTGCATGTGAATCATGGTCTGATGCGTAAAGGTGAATCGGAAGATGTAGTCGAGGTATTCAGCAACCAGTTGAAGGCAAATCTTATTTATGTAGATGTAACCGACCGTTTCTTGGATAAACTGGCAGGTGTGGAAGATCCCGAACAGAAACGTAAAATCATCGGTGGTGAATTTATCCGTGTGTTTGAAGAAGAAGCACGTAAGTTGGACGGTATCGACTTCTTAGCTCAGGGTACTATTTATCCGGATATTGTGGAAAGCGGAACAAAGACTGCTAAAATGGTGAAATCTCATCACAACGTAGGCGGTCTGCCCGACGACCTCAAATTCCAACTTGTAGAACCTTTGCGCCAACTGTTCAAGGATGAAGTTCGTGCCTGCGGCTTGGAACTGGGCTTACCTTATGAGATGGTTTACCGTCAGCCTTTCCCTGGTCCCGGTTTAGGTGTACGTTGTTTGGGTGCTATCACACGCGACCGTCTGGAAGCTGTACGTGAATCAGACGCTATCCTGCGTGAGGAATTCCAGATTGCCGGATTGGATAAAAAGGTATGGCAATACTTCACAGTAGTACCCGATTTCAAATCTGTTGGTGTACGTGATAATGCCCGCTCTTTCGATTGGCCGGTTATCATTCGTGCTGTCAATACGATAGATGCCATGACAGCCACTATCGAACCGGTTGAGTGGCCTGTCCTGATGAAAATCACAGATCGTATTCTGAAAGAAGTGAAGAATGTAAATCGTGTTTGCTATGATATGTCGCCGAAACCCAATGCGACTATAGAATGGGAATAA
- a CDS encoding type IV toxin-antitoxin system AbiEi family antitoxin domain-containing protein, whose product MQKISEIVATKGGVVTMNEITDRAEYKRILRAVERGELVRLRQGVYAVPIAMLNTIIDVERIVPQGVLCLYSAWTHYQLTTTVPPSFCIAIEAKRKVVLPTILPVSLYYWKAENLKFGIVNVEMSNYQVRMTDLERSVCDAVKYRNKIGSDLCAEIIRTYLRKKERNLSRLIDYAKRLRVAKVLNNYLEIAME is encoded by the coding sequence ATGCAGAAGATATCAGAGATAGTGGCAACCAAAGGCGGAGTAGTGACGATGAATGAGATTACCGACCGCGCCGAGTACAAGCGGATATTGCGTGCCGTAGAACGTGGCGAACTTGTCAGATTACGACAAGGTGTCTATGCTGTGCCGATAGCCATGCTTAATACGATAATTGATGTTGAGCGCATTGTGCCACAAGGTGTGCTATGTCTTTATAGCGCATGGACTCATTACCAGTTGACAACTACCGTGCCGCCATCGTTTTGCATAGCAATCGAGGCCAAACGAAAAGTGGTGTTGCCTACAATATTGCCGGTAAGCCTGTATTATTGGAAAGCCGAGAACCTTAAATTTGGGATCGTTAATGTGGAAATGTCCAACTACCAAGTGCGTATGACTGACCTTGAACGTAGCGTATGTGATGCGGTAAAATACCGGAACAAAATTGGTTCAGACTTGTGCGCTGAAATCATCAGAACTTATCTCCGAAAGAAAGAACGTAATCTCAGTCGTCTTATCGACTATGCAAAACGTCTTCGAGTAGCTAAAGTATTGAATAATTATCTTGAAATTGCAATGGAATGA